A DNA window from Niabella yanshanensis contains the following coding sequences:
- a CDS encoding Gfo/Idh/MocA family protein: MKNSRRNFIRQASIAGAGVLVSNSVFSAKSYNRIIGANDRVRVGVVGFSDRHRSSHMPCFMNHYKELNFEVVGVSDIWKLRREQGAAMWKQKMGNDVKAYRNNEELYASKTVDAVFIGTADFQHALHTIEAVKAGCDAYVEKPFAETMEDNKAALKAVKETGKIVQIGSQRRSGTNYHAANDFIKSGQFGPITMVELTWNVNQPGRWRRPDVVKQLKEADTDWKRFIMNRPYEKFDPRIYLEYRLFWPYSSGLPGQWMSHQIDTVHWFTGLKHPRSVVANGGIYQWKDGRRNWDTLLAAFDYGPTDDLSTGFQVTFGSRMHNGDERPAEIYYSNGGELNLITNKISPQGGLTQKMAAAMGMKANLLPNISLPNNEQVVASANTGGDVLTSNHVRNWMECIRSRKQPNAPVEAGYSHSIANIMTTAAAHTGAKATFDEKAQEVMVNGKVFKY; this comes from the coding sequence ATGAAAAATTCGCGTCGCAATTTTATCAGGCAGGCTTCCATAGCAGGAGCCGGTGTTCTGGTATCCAACAGTGTATTCAGCGCCAAAAGCTATAACCGGATTATTGGCGCTAATGACAGGGTGCGCGTTGGTGTAGTTGGTTTTTCAGACCGACATCGTTCTTCGCATATGCCCTGTTTTATGAACCATTATAAAGAGCTCAATTTCGAGGTTGTGGGCGTTTCCGATATATGGAAGCTGAGACGCGAGCAAGGTGCTGCCATGTGGAAGCAAAAAATGGGCAACGATGTAAAAGCTTATCGCAATAACGAAGAGTTATACGCCAGTAAAACGGTAGATGCTGTGTTTATTGGTACAGCCGATTTCCAGCATGCATTGCATACTATTGAAGCGGTAAAAGCAGGTTGTGATGCTTATGTGGAGAAGCCCTTTGCCGAAACTATGGAAGACAATAAGGCTGCCCTGAAAGCCGTTAAGGAAACCGGCAAGATCGTGCAGATTGGTTCGCAGCGCCGCAGTGGCACCAATTATCACGCCGCCAACGATTTTATCAAATCAGGCCAGTTTGGGCCCATCACCATGGTTGAGTTAACCTGGAATGTGAACCAGCCAGGGCGCTGGCGTCGTCCCGATGTAGTAAAACAGTTAAAAGAAGCGGATACCGACTGGAAACGCTTTATTATGAACCGGCCTTACGAGAAGTTTGATCCGCGCATTTACCTCGAGTATCGTTTATTCTGGCCTTACTCTTCGGGTCTTCCGGGTCAATGGATGAGCCACCAGATCGATACCGTACATTGGTTTACAGGGTTAAAACATCCGCGCAGCGTAGTAGCCAACGGCGGTATTTACCAATGGAAGGATGGGCGCAGAAACTGGGATACTCTATTGGCTGCTTTTGATTACGGCCCGACGGATGATCTTTCAACAGGCTTCCAGGTAACTTTCGGATCCAGGATGCATAACGGCGATGAGCGCCCGGCAGAGATCTATTATTCCAATGGTGGTGAACTCAACCTGATCACTAATAAAATATCGCCGCAAGGTGGTCTTACCCAAAAGATGGCCGCAGCCATGGGCATGAAGGCCAATCTCTTACCTAATATAAGCCTGCCTAATAATGAGCAGGTAGTAGCCTCGGCCAACACCGGCGGAGATGTGCTTACCTCTAACCACGTACGTAACTGGATGGAGTGTATCCGCAGCAGGAAGCAGCCTAATGCCCCGGTTGAAGCGGGTTACAGCCATAGCATTGCCAATATTATGACCACCGCTGCAGCGCATACCGGCGCTAAAGCCACTTTTGATGAAAAAGCACAGGAGGTAATGGTAAATGGGAAGGTATTTAAATACTAA
- a CDS encoding chemotaxis protein CheB translates to MNKASTEILLIGGSAGSISVLLEIIPYLDKALSFPVIIILHRKAHPESNLSDLLKFHSSLPVAEVEDKTSLSPGYIYLAPADYHLLLETKSLAALDSSEKVNYSRPSIDVSFQSAAVIFKQHTTALLLSGANADGMEGLLTIASYGGTVLVQDPVSAEFGYMPRQTLLNLEADAVLKPAQMATFINGLHKKEQP, encoded by the coding sequence TTGAACAAAGCATCAACAGAGATATTATTGATTGGTGGCTCCGCCGGCAGCATCAGTGTATTGCTGGAGATTATTCCTTACCTGGATAAGGCGCTTTCATTCCCCGTCATTATTATACTGCACAGGAAAGCCCACCCCGAAAGTAATTTGAGCGACCTGCTGAAATTTCATAGCAGTTTACCGGTAGCGGAGGTAGAAGATAAAACATCGCTGAGTCCCGGCTATATCTACCTGGCACCGGCCGATTACCATTTATTGCTGGAAACCAAATCGCTGGCAGCATTGGATAGCTCAGAAAAAGTGAACTATTCGCGACCATCAATTGATGTAAGTTTCCAGTCTGCTGCTGTTATTTTTAAACAGCATACAACAGCTTTATTACTGTCGGGTGCCAATGCCGATGGAATGGAGGGATTACTTACTATTGCAAGCTATGGGGGCACCGTATTGGTGCAAGACCCGGTATCAGCCGAGTTTGGGTATATGCCCAGGCAAACCCTGCTGAACCTGGAGGCGGATGCCGTTTTGAAGCCGGCACAAATGGCTACATTCATCAACGGGCTCCATAAAAAAGAGCAACCGTAG
- a CDS encoding response regulator, translated as MHKKEKTILIVDDDNRNIFALELTLKARKYRYISCTSAAEGLQILRTNNTIGLVLMDMMMAEMDGYETIRIIRASAEYADVPVIAVTANAMSGDREKCLEAGANGYISKPINVDQLLDMIEKWL; from the coding sequence ATGCACAAAAAAGAAAAAACCATTCTGATAGTAGACGATGACAACCGTAATATTTTTGCCCTGGAGCTGACGCTGAAGGCAAGAAAATACCGGTATATATCCTGCACCAGCGCCGCTGAGGGGCTTCAGATACTTCGCACCAATAATACCATTGGCCTGGTGCTGATGGATATGATGATGGCCGAAATGGATGGTTATGAAACCATCCGTATTATACGTGCCTCTGCAGAATACGCTGATGTTCCGGTTATTGCGGTTACAGCCAATGCCATGAGCGGCGACAGGGAAAAATGCCTGGAAGCAGGCGCCAACGGGTATATCTCTAAACCCATCAATGTGGACCAATTATTGGATATGATTGAAAAATGGCTATAG
- a CDS encoding 3-keto-disaccharide hydrolase — MKIRKICTTASLALLLLGSGNFIHAQVNTLTSKEKKDGWKLLFDGKTNKGWRSAKGNSFPTAANGWVIKDGILTIQATDGSESQNAGDIVTTGQYGAFELSFDFKLTPGANSGVKYFVTLKEQTGLSAIGLEYQILDDALHPDAKLGRDGNRTLASLYDLKTSSKAGATHPIGEWNTGKVIVYPNNHVEHWLNGVKVLEYERKSPEFKELVKISKYKNWKNFGEADKGHILLQDHGNQVSYRNIKIRELK; from the coding sequence ATGAAAATCAGGAAAATTTGCACAACAGCCTCTTTAGCCCTTTTACTATTAGGTTCAGGTAATTTTATACATGCACAGGTAAATACCTTAACATCAAAAGAAAAGAAAGATGGGTGGAAGTTGTTATTTGATGGTAAAACCAATAAAGGCTGGCGGAGCGCAAAAGGTAACAGCTTTCCAACCGCTGCTAACGGATGGGTTATCAAGGATGGTATCTTAACCATACAGGCAACCGACGGTTCTGAATCGCAGAATGCAGGAGATATTGTTACTACCGGCCAGTATGGCGCTTTTGAACTGAGCTTCGATTTTAAACTTACCCCCGGCGCCAATAGCGGCGTAAAGTATTTTGTTACTTTGAAAGAACAAACCGGTTTATCAGCTATCGGCCTGGAATACCAGATACTGGATGATGCGTTACACCCCGATGCGAAGCTGGGACGCGATGGCAATCGTACACTGGCTTCTCTTTACGATCTGAAAACATCGTCAAAAGCTGGTGCAACACATCCCATAGGCGAATGGAACACCGGTAAAGTAATTGTTTATCCTAATAACCATGTAGAGCATTGGTTAAACGGGGTAAAAGTACTGGAGTACGAACGCAAGTCGCCTGAATTTAAGGAACTGGTTAAAATCAGTAAGTATAAAAACTGGAAAAATTTTGGTGAGGCCGACAAGGGGCATATCTTATTACAGGATCATGGCAACCAGGTCAGCTATCGCAATATCAAGATCAGGGAACTGAAATAA
- a CDS encoding response regulator produces MSRKLIRKLQVGFGISMLILLLSSSASYISIREQINNRTQVIQTQRTIRSANQVLMDMQNAETGLRGFLLTGTYSFLDPYYQSVKSLPQSIEDARGLVANNELQVRRIDSVKVLVDSSLHLTEELIALKNAGTIIRVDQLVKGKNLMDACRMVIGRFTNVETALLQLRSEKMHNSSSTTSIFIVAAALISIFITLYFYLQIREEFKKREQMQQALKQKDEDISKRLTIIQHIAQTISAGDYSVRASDAEKDDLGSIGASLNAMAASLEKSFDEINTNEWKQAGLVNLNEITTGNKSEQVIAKDALTHLVQYGDCLNGAIYLLDTGSLHLQSAYGLEDYMKPQYAPGEGIVGQVFSDRALRRLNNLSETDFTATTSAAAIKVQNLLWLPLLAKGQCFGVIELGATHPFSEADLDFYQEAARIITLEILAAKARKQVQTLLEETQAQSEELQTQHSELENLNTELEAQTQKLQASEEELRVQQEELLQSNQELEERSRLLEEKNELIASRNLEVQKKAEELALSTRYKSEFLANMSHELRTPLNSILLLSRLMVENGDDNLNEDQIESARVIQSSGSSLLSLIDEILDLSKIEAGKMELELSAVHLSVLKNDLQNMFAPVAKEKGLDFSVNLHADEADKDIITDKLRLEQVIRNLLSNALKFTTQGAVSLTIQPAEHNTDYVQFLVKDTGIGISPENQKIIFEAFQQADGSTRRKFGGTGLGLSISRELARLLGGEITVNSTLGTGSEFSFIIPRSKHAAPIKPAPEKTAEVAINTVEEEPVLVNTSNLVVAEIPEQVADDRAAIAPTDKVILIVEDDTNFAKALLKYTHQRGYKGIIIVRGDLAAPAALQYKPAAILLDIQLPVKDGWQVMDEIKSNPRTRHIPVHIMSSLEVKKESLLKGAIDFINKPVALEQISKIFRKIEDALTGHPKKVLIVEENPKHATALSYFLSNFNIVSEIKDNVDDSISALMSDKVNCVILDMGIPDKTGYETLEAIKQKQGLEDLPIIIFTGKNLSHAEELKIKQYADSIVIKTAHSFQRILDEVGLFLHLVEEHNPATEKRKINKLGSLNEVLKDKTVLVADDDVRNIFSLTKTLEQYQMKVVSTIDGREALMQLEAHPETSIILMDMMMPEMDGYETIQRIRSKPEYAKLPIIAVTAKAMTGDRERCIRAGASDYISKPVDKDQLLSLLRVWLYEN; encoded by the coding sequence ATGTCCAGAAAATTGATTCGTAAGCTTCAGGTCGGATTTGGAATTTCGATGCTCATTTTACTACTGAGCTCTTCGGCTTCTTATATCAGCATCAGGGAGCAGATTAATAACCGTACCCAGGTCATTCAAACCCAACGCACCATCAGGTCGGCCAACCAGGTATTAATGGATATGCAGAATGCAGAAACCGGCCTTAGAGGCTTTTTGCTTACGGGTACGTATAGTTTCCTCGATCCTTATTACCAGAGTGTAAAGTCGCTTCCCCAATCCATTGAAGATGCACGCGGCCTGGTTGCCAATAATGAATTACAGGTACGGCGCATAGACAGTGTAAAAGTATTGGTGGATAGCAGCCTTCATTTAACAGAAGAGCTGATTGCACTTAAAAACGCGGGTACAATTATAAGGGTTGATCAGCTGGTGAAGGGAAAGAACCTGATGGATGCCTGCAGGATGGTGATAGGACGGTTCACTAATGTGGAAACGGCCCTGCTTCAGTTAAGAAGCGAGAAAATGCATAACAGCTCCAGCACTACCTCTATTTTTATTGTTGCTGCCGCATTAATATCCATCTTTATTACGCTATACTTCTATTTGCAGATACGTGAAGAGTTTAAGAAGCGCGAACAAATGCAGCAGGCGCTGAAACAAAAAGATGAGGATATATCGAAACGCCTGACCATCATACAGCATATAGCCCAGACGATATCAGCCGGTGATTACTCAGTACGGGCAAGCGACGCAGAAAAAGACGACCTGGGTAGCATTGGCGCTTCGCTGAATGCAATGGCAGCATCGCTTGAAAAATCATTTGATGAGATCAATACCAACGAATGGAAGCAGGCCGGGCTGGTAAACCTGAACGAGATAACAACAGGTAACAAATCTGAACAGGTTATTGCCAAAGATGCGCTTACCCACCTGGTTCAATACGGCGATTGTTTAAACGGGGCGATCTATCTTTTAGATACAGGTAGTCTGCACCTGCAAAGCGCCTATGGCCTGGAGGACTATATGAAGCCGCAATATGCGCCGGGAGAGGGTATAGTAGGACAGGTATTTAGCGACAGGGCCCTGCGCCGGTTAAACAACCTGTCTGAAACAGATTTTACAGCCACTACCTCTGCGGCAGCTATTAAAGTACAAAACCTGCTTTGGCTGCCGCTTCTGGCAAAAGGCCAGTGTTTTGGTGTGATTGAATTAGGCGCTACGCATCCATTTAGCGAAGCTGATCTTGATTTTTACCAGGAAGCAGCCCGTATTATTACCCTTGAAATATTAGCGGCCAAAGCACGGAAACAGGTACAAACCCTGCTGGAAGAAACCCAGGCCCAATCAGAAGAGTTACAAACCCAGCATTCGGAACTGGAAAACCTGAATACAGAACTGGAAGCCCAAACACAAAAGCTACAGGCCTCAGAAGAAGAGCTACGGGTACAACAGGAAGAGCTCTTACAGTCCAACCAGGAGCTGGAAGAACGCTCAAGGTTACTGGAAGAAAAGAATGAACTGATTGCCAGTCGTAACCTGGAGGTGCAGAAAAAAGCCGAGGAGCTGGCTTTAAGCACCCGGTATAAATCGGAATTCCTGGCCAATATGTCGCACGAGCTGCGTACCCCGCTTAACTCCATTCTATTGCTGTCGAGGCTAATGGTAGAAAACGGTGATGATAACTTAAACGAAGACCAGATCGAATCGGCCCGGGTGATACAAAGCTCCGGATCCAGCTTACTCAGTCTAATAGACGAGATCCTGGATCTGTCGAAGATAGAGGCCGGCAAAATGGAACTGGAATTAAGCGCGGTTCATTTAAGCGTTTTGAAAAATGACCTGCAGAATATGTTTGCGCCTGTGGCAAAAGAAAAAGGACTGGATTTTTCTGTAAACCTGCATGCAGACGAAGCCGATAAAGATATTATTACGGATAAATTGCGGCTGGAGCAGGTGATCCGCAACCTGCTGTCCAACGCACTTAAATTTACCACCCAGGGCGCTGTAAGTCTAACTATACAACCGGCTGAACATAACACCGATTATGTACAGTTCCTGGTAAAGGATACCGGTATTGGTATTAGCCCGGAAAACCAGAAAATTATTTTTGAAGCCTTTCAACAGGCAGATGGTTCTACCCGCCGGAAGTTTGGTGGTACGGGCCTGGGACTTTCGATCAGCCGTGAGCTGGCCCGGTTACTGGGCGGTGAAATTACCGTAAACAGTACACTGGGAACGGGCAGTGAGTTTAGCTTTATTATTCCCCGGTCGAAGCATGCGGCGCCTATAAAACCGGCGCCCGAAAAAACAGCTGAAGTTGCCATTAACACGGTGGAGGAAGAACCGGTGCTGGTAAACACCAGTAACCTGGTAGTAGCCGAAATACCGGAACAGGTAGCTGATGACAGGGCTGCAATTGCTCCAACTGACAAAGTCATACTCATTGTTGAAGACGATACCAATTTTGCCAAAGCATTACTGAAATATACACACCAGCGGGGCTATAAAGGAATTATCATTGTAAGAGGCGACCTGGCTGCACCGGCAGCTCTTCAATATAAGCCGGCCGCCATTTTGCTGGATATACAGCTACCGGTAAAAGATGGCTGGCAGGTAATGGATGAGATCAAGAGCAATCCCAGGACACGCCATATTCCTGTGCACATTATGTCATCGCTGGAGGTTAAAAAAGAGAGCCTGCTAAAAGGAGCGATCGACTTTATTAATAAACCCGTGGCCCTGGAGCAGATCAGCAAGATCTTCCGTAAAATAGAAGATGCTTTGACAGGTCATCCTAAAAAAGTATTGATTGTTGAAGAGAACCCCAAACATGCCACGGCACTATCTTACTTCCTGAGCAATTTCAATATCGTATCTGAAATAAAAGATAATGTAGACGATAGCATATCTGCATTAATGTCGGATAAAGTGAACTGCGTCATACTGGATATGGGAATACCTGATAAAACAGGATATGAGACCCTGGAAGCTATTAAGCAAAAGCAGGGACTGGAAGATCTGCCTATCATTATTTTTACCGGAAAAAACCTGTCGCATGCCGAGGAGCTGAAAATAAAACAATATGCAGATTCTATCGTCATTAAAACAGCGCATTCTTTCCAGCGTATATTGGATGAAGTGGGGCTGTTCCTGCATTTGGTGGAAGAGCATAACCCGGCAACAGAAAAACGCAAGATCAACAAACTGGGATCTTTAAACGAAGTATTGAAAGATAAAACCGTATTGGTAGCTGATGATGACGTGCGAAACATTTTTTCGCTGACAAAAACATTGGAGCAATACCAGATGAAAGTGGTATCTACCATTGATGGTAGGGAAGCATTGATGCAATTAGAAGCACATCCTGAAACATCGATCATACTGATGGATATGATGATGCCGGAAATGGATGGTTATGAAACCATACAACGCATTCGCAGCAAGCCTGAATATGCGAAGCTGCCCATTATTGCGGTAACAGCCAAGGCCATGACGGGAGACAGGGAACGCTGCATCAGGGCTGGGGCATCAGACTATATTTCAAAACCGGTGGACAAAGACCAGCTGCTGTCATTATTAAGGGTGTGGCTTTACGAAAACTGA
- a CDS encoding response regulator transcription factor: MTESILIIDDNEDILEFLSQVLGDTYTLHLAANGEIAQNILDNETVHLIVSDIMMPGIDGFDLCRLIKSKVEYCHIPIILLTAKNTHKAHIEGLEVGADAYIQKPFSPELLQVQIANLLKNRLKIKEHFASSPFEDVRVMAHSKTDEAFLKKLDDYIRSNIKDPNIDIDDLAEHMFMSRTTFYRKIKSLSSLSPKELIDITRLKTAASLIAQNEFSLFQISKMVGYSSQSLFSRNFQKYFKVSPIEYLNSLPRE; the protein is encoded by the coding sequence ATGACAGAAAGTATACTTATTATAGACGATAACGAAGACATACTGGAATTCCTGTCCCAGGTATTAGGTGACACTTATACCCTGCACCTGGCGGCCAATGGAGAAATTGCGCAAAATATTCTCGACAACGAAACGGTGCACCTGATCGTTTCTGACATCATGATGCCGGGTATTGATGGTTTTGACTTGTGCAGACTGATCAAATCAAAAGTAGAGTACTGCCATATTCCCATTATTTTACTAACTGCCAAAAATACCCATAAGGCGCATATAGAGGGTTTGGAAGTGGGCGCCGATGCTTATATACAAAAGCCTTTCTCTCCTGAGCTATTACAGGTGCAGATTGCTAATCTTTTAAAGAACCGTTTAAAGATCAAAGAACATTTTGCCAGCTCTCCCTTTGAAGATGTGCGGGTAATGGCACACTCGAAAACTGATGAAGCTTTTTTAAAAAAGCTGGATGATTATATCAGGAGCAATATCAAGGATCCCAATATTGATATAGACGACCTGGCAGAACATATGTTTATGAGTCGCACCACGTTTTACAGGAAGATCAAATCGCTGTCTTCGCTTTCTCCCAAGGAACTGATTGATATTACCCGGCTGAAAACGGCAGCCAGCCTGATCGCACAAAACGAGTTCTCCCTGTTCCAGATATCGAAGATGGTAGGCTATAGCTCGCAAAGCCTTTTTAGCCGTAACTTTCAGAAGTATTTTAAAGTGTCGCCCATTGAATACCTGAATTCATTGCCCCGCGAGTAG
- a CDS encoding hybrid sensor histidine kinase/response regulator gives MILIVDDQVENIYSLNKLLKSWDFEVDTAQSGEEALKKVLKNDYALIILDVQMPGIDGFEVAETLSGYSKTKEIPIIFLTAVNTDKKFITKGYASGGIDYITKPVDPDILILKVRTFYRLYEQTVALNDSKEILKLEIEARKKAQQDLNDKVEHLHTTLESLPQIAFRADAFGNVFFVNKNWFDYSTDPAIYPEVHPDDITMEAVWEDCMQHLQPQEVELRIRELRSGAFRFHLLRIIPVKGEGGIKSWVGTFTDIDDQKQEERKKDEFLSIASHELKTPLTSIKAYIQLIERMEHKQPESKVATYIHRAHDQVSKLDGLINDLLDVSKIENGKLKINKKPFDMEKLIASVVETIQYTSAQPALRIERQGPLITGEIYGDAFRIEQILINFFTNAIKYSPGAEKIVLHTAKENDHIYIGVQDFGIGIPDHKKKNVFTKFYRVEESSVQFQGLGIGLYICAEIIKQHQGNYGVESTLGEGTTFYFTLPIS, from the coding sequence ATGATTTTAATTGTTGACGACCAGGTTGAAAATATTTACTCCTTAAATAAACTATTAAAGTCCTGGGATTTTGAAGTAGATACGGCCCAATCGGGCGAAGAAGCTCTTAAGAAGGTATTAAAGAACGATTATGCCCTTATTATACTGGATGTGCAGATGCCGGGCATTGATGGTTTTGAGGTAGCGGAAACCCTGTCTGGTTACAGCAAAACCAAAGAGATCCCTATTATTTTTTTAACCGCAGTAAATACCGATAAAAAATTTATCACCAAAGGATATGCCTCAGGAGGCATTGACTACATTACCAAACCGGTTGACCCGGATATACTGATCTTAAAAGTAAGAACCTTTTATCGTTTATATGAACAAACCGTAGCACTGAACGATTCGAAGGAAATTCTGAAACTGGAAATTGAAGCCCGTAAAAAAGCGCAGCAGGACTTAAATGATAAAGTGGAGCACCTGCATACCACCCTGGAGAGTTTGCCGCAGATCGCTTTCAGGGCGGATGCATTTGGCAATGTTTTTTTCGTGAATAAAAACTGGTTTGACTACTCAACCGATCCGGCGATCTATCCCGAAGTGCACCCGGATGATATTACCATGGAAGCTGTATGGGAAGACTGTATGCAACACCTGCAACCGCAGGAGGTAGAGCTCCGTATTCGCGAACTGCGATCCGGTGCGTTTCGTTTTCACCTGTTGCGAATTATACCGGTGAAAGGTGAAGGCGGTATTAAAAGCTGGGTAGGAACTTTTACAGATATTGATGATCAGAAGCAGGAAGAGCGAAAAAAGGACGAGTTTTTAAGTATCGCCAGCCATGAGCTGAAAACGCCACTCACCAGTATTAAGGCTTATATACAGTTAATAGAACGTATGGAGCATAAGCAGCCCGAAAGCAAAGTGGCCACTTATATACACCGTGCCCACGACCAGGTTTCTAAACTGGATGGCTTGATTAATGACCTGCTGGACGTTTCTAAAATTGAGAATGGTAAGCTTAAGATCAATAAAAAACCATTCGACATGGAAAAGCTGATTGCCAGCGTTGTGGAAACTATCCAGTACACGAGCGCACAGCCTGCTTTAAGAATCGAACGACAGGGCCCGTTGATCACCGGTGAAATATATGGCGATGCTTTTCGCATTGAACAAATATTGATCAACTTCTTTACCAACGCTATTAAATATTCGCCGGGGGCAGAGAAAATTGTGTTGCATACCGCAAAAGAAAACGATCATATATATATAGGGGTACAGGACTTTGGGATCGGTATACCCGATCATAAAAAGAAAAATGTATTCACCAAGTTCTATCGCGTAGAGGAATCATCCGTTCAGTTCCAGGGACTGGGCATTGGTTTATATATATGTGCCGAAATCATCAAACAACACCAGGGTAATTATGGTGTTGAGTCAACATTAGGAGAAGGAACTACCTTTTATTTTACACTGCCAATCAGCTAA
- a CDS encoding CheR family methyltransferase encodes MIEPDIIKDEEMEMLLRDIAELYDYDFTQYTRSSLRRRLNRICMLDKFTSFAELRYRITKDATYLTRFIEEVTVNVTEMFRDPGFYKTLRDHILPTLGTHPFIRVWIAGCSTGEEAYSVAILLKEAGLYHKSLIYATDINPGVIEKASRGIFQAGPIKQYSENYMLSGGKQDFSSYYMSRYDMVKFDEALSEKMIFSTHNLVSDSSFNEFQLILCRNVMIYFDKDLQGKVLKLFDDSLQSLGWLALGSKETLRHSAIEPRYKQWQGEKIWRKTS; translated from the coding sequence ATGATAGAACCGGACATCATTAAGGACGAGGAAATGGAAATGCTGCTGAGGGATATTGCGGAACTCTATGATTACGATTTTACGCAATACACCCGCTCTTCTTTAAGAAGGCGGCTGAACCGGATATGCATGCTGGATAAATTCACCAGCTTTGCCGAACTAAGATACCGGATCACTAAAGATGCCACTTACCTGACCCGCTTTATTGAAGAGGTTACCGTAAATGTTACCGAAATGTTTCGCGATCCCGGATTTTATAAAACCCTGCGGGATCATATACTGCCCACCCTGGGCACTCACCCGTTTATAAGAGTATGGATTGCAGGTTGCTCAACCGGTGAAGAGGCTTACTCGGTGGCCATCCTTTTAAAGGAGGCGGGGCTTTACCATAAATCGCTGATCTACGCCACCGATATTAATCCCGGTGTTATTGAAAAAGCATCCAGGGGGATTTTCCAGGCCGGGCCCATCAAGCAGTATTCAGAAAACTATATGCTATCCGGCGGTAAGCAGGATTTTTCTTCCTACTATATGTCGCGTTATGATATGGTAAAGTTTGACGAAGCGCTCAGTGAGAAGATGATCTTTTCAACCCATAACCTGGTTTCTGACTCTTCATTCAACGAGTTTCAGTTGATACTTTGCCGGAACGTGATGATCTATTTTGATAAAGATTTGCAAGGGAAAGTACTGAAGCTTTTCGACGACAGCCTGCAATCTTTGGGTTGGCTGGCGTTGGGATCGAAGGAAACCCTGAGGCATTCTGCCATCGAACCCCGCTATAAACAATGGCAGGGAGAGAAAATATGGAGAAAAACAAGTTAA